In Brassica rapa cultivar Chiifu-401-42 chromosome A06, CAAS_Brap_v3.01, whole genome shotgun sequence, a single window of DNA contains:
- the LOC103873731 gene encoding histone deacetylase 6 has translation METDESGVSLASGPDGRKRRVSYFYEPTIGNYYYGQGHPMKPHRIRMAHSLIVHYNLHRRLEISRPYLADAADIGRFHSPEYVDFLRSVSPESVGDSSARNLRRFNVGEDCPVFDGLFEFCRASAGGSIGAAVKLNRQDADIAINWGGGLHHAKKSEASGFCYVNDIVLGILELLKMFRRVLYIDIDVHHGDGVEEAFYTTDRVMTVSFHKFGDFFPGTGHIRDVGAEKGKYYALNVPLNDGMDDESFRSLFRPLIQKVMEVYRPEAVVLQCGADSLSGDRLGCFNLSVKGHADCLRFLRSYNVPLMVLGGGGYTIRNVARCWCYETAVAVGVEPDNKLPYNEYFEYFGPDYTLHVEPGPMENLNTPKDMERIRNTLLEQLSGLIHAPSVPFQHTPPVNRVLDEPEEDLEKRPKPRIWSGTANYESDSDDDEKPLGGFSGINGATMDRDSTGEDEMEDDSAEPEVDPPSS, from the exons ATGGAGACAGACGAGAGCGGCGTGTCTTTAGCGTCAGGACCCGACGGTCGTAAGCGACGAGTCAGCTACTTCTACGAGCCAACGATCGGTAACTACTACTACGGTCAAGGCCACCCCATGAAACCTCACCGGATCCGTATGGCTCATAGTCTTATCGTCCACTACAACCTCCACCGCCGCCTCGAGATCAGCCGCCCTTACCTCGCCGACGCCGCCGACATCGGTCGCTTCCACTCTCCCGAGTACGTCGATTTCCTCCGCTCCGTTTCGCCGGAGTCCGTCGGCGACTCGTCCGCGCGTAACCTGAGGCGATTCAACGTCGGCGAGGATTGTCCTGTCTTCGACGGGCTTTTCGAGTTTTGCCGCGCTTCCGCCGGAGGTTCGATCGGCGCCGCCGTTAAATTGAACCGGCAGGACGCGGATATCGCCATCAATTGGGGCGGTGGGCTTCACCACGCTAAGAAGAGCGAGGCGTCTGGGTTTTGCTACGTAAACGACATCGTTTTGGGGATTCTCGAGTTGCTTAAGATGTTTAGG CGGGTTCTCTACATTGATATCGATGTTCACCATGGAGATGGAGTAGAGGAAGCGTTTTACACCACTGATAGAGTTATGACCGTTTCTTTTCACAAGTTTGGGGACTTCTTCCCAGGAACTGGTCACATCAGAGACGTTGGCGCAGAGAAAGGGAAGTACTATGCTCTTAATGTCCCGTTGAACGATGGTATGGATGATGAGAGTTTCCGCAGCTTGTTTAGACCTCTTATCCAGAAGGTTATGGAGGTTTATCGTCCGGAAGCTGTTGTTCTTCAGTGTGGGGCTGACTCCTTGAGCGGTGATCGGCTGGGTTGCTTCAACTTGTCAGTCAAGGGTCATGCTGATTGCCTCCGGTTCTTGAGATCTTATAATGTTCCTCTCATGGTCTTGGGTGGTGGAGGGTATACTATTCGGAATGTTGCTCGTTGCTGGTGTTATGAG ACTGCAGTTGCGGTTGGAGTAGAGCCGGACAATAAGCTCCCGTACAATGAGTACTTTGAGTATTTCGGTCCAGACTATACGCTTCATGTCGAGCCAGGCCCAATGGAGAATTTGAACACACCAAAAGATATGGAGAGGATAAG GAACACATTGCTAGAACAACTTTCTGGACTAATACACGCACCTAGTGTGCCGTTTCAGCACACACCTCCAGTTAATCGAGTCTTAGATGAG CCGGAAGAAGACTTGGAGAAGAGACCAAAGCCTCGCATTTGGAGTGGAACTGCGAATTATGAATCAGACAGTGACGATGATGAGAAACCTCTTGGTGGTTTCTCAGGTATTAATGGCGCAACTATGGACag GGACTCTACAGGGGAAGATGAAATGGAAGATGATAGCGCAGAGCCGGAGGTGGATCCACCATCGTCTTGA
- the LOC103873730 gene encoding protein LATERAL ORGAN BOUNDARIES — MASSSSNTYNSPCAACKFLRRKCMPGCIFAPYFPPEEPHKFANVHKIFGASNVTKLLNELLPHQREDAVNSLAYEAEARVRDPVYGCVGAISYLQRQVHRLQKELDAANADLVHYGMSTSTPGNVVDLVFQPQPFPPQPLNPVYRLSGSSPVMTQQPRGTGGSYGTFLPWNNGHDQQGGNM; from the coding sequence atgGCTTCCTCATCATCAAATACGTACAACTCACCATGCGCGGCGTGCAAGTTTCTTCGCCGTAAATGCATGCCGGGATGCATATTCGCGCCATATTTCCCACCGGAGGAGCCACACAAGTTCGCCAACGTCCACAAAATCTTCGGAGCAAGCAATGTCACTAAGCTCCTCAACGAGCTACTCCCTCACCAGCGTGAAGACGCAGTCAACTCCTTAGCCTACGAGGCCGAGGCACGAGTCCGTGATCCTGTCTATGGCTGCGTCGGAGCCATCTCTTATCTCCAGAGACAAGTTCACAGGCTTCAGAAGGAGCTTGACGCCGCTAATGCTGACTTGGTTCACTACGGTATGTCCACGTCAACACCTGGTAACGTCGTCGACTTGGTGTTTCAGCCTCAGCCATTTCCGCCGCAGCCGTTGAATCCGGTTTATAGGCTTTCCGGGTCGAGCCCGGTGATGACTCAGCAGCCACGTGGTACCGGAGGGTCGTATGGGACTTTCCTTCCTTGGAACAATGGTCATGATCAGCAAGGAGGTAACATGTGA
- the LOC103873733 gene encoding uncharacterized protein LOC103873733, which produces MSHPAYKTCPSATFLLGLRHQRNQLNKKNIPLFSHKSCKKLFFFLTKETKSQAMVAVDVNEKNSGSSLKFLCSYGGRILPRSTDGKLRYVGGHTRVLSVHRSISFEELVKKLFEFCGYSVDLRCQLPNGDLETLISVKSDEDLANIVEEYDRVSGAKIRAVLSPPRAHRQGSPSSSSSDRSPKSPFARSPFSVTPSPPNSPSSAYGRYLQSRYCLPPTDLGRRYIHGYGESYCYACRGHKDSRLIRH; this is translated from the exons ATGTCACACCCTGCCTATAAAACCTGCCCATCCGCAACCTTTCTTCTCGGTTTAAGACACCAAAGAAaccaactaaacaaaaaaaatattccccTCTTCTCTCACAAATCCtgcaaaaaattgtttttttttttaactaaggaAACAAAAAGCCAAGCAATGGTGGCCGTTGATGTTAACGAGAAGAACAGTGGAAGCAGTCTTAAGTTTCTATGCAGTTACGGCGGCAGAATCCTCCCTCGTTCGACCGACGGGAAGCTTCGTTACGTCGGAGGTCATACCAGAGTCCTCTCCGTCCATCGTTCTATCTCTTTCGAAG agctagtgaagaaactattCGAATTCTGTGGATACTCCGTTGATCTACGGTGTCAATTACCAAACGGCGATCTCGAGACTCTAATCTCCGTCAAATCAGACGAGGATCTAGCCAACATCGTCGAGGAGTACGATCGCGTCTCCGGAGCCAAGATCCGAGCCGTTCTATCGCCTCCGAGAGCTCACAGACAGGGATCGCCGTCGTCTTCAAGCAGCGATCGATCTCCGAAATCTCCGTTCGCGCGTTCGCCGTTCTCGGTTACGCCTTCCCCGCCGAACTCACCGTCGTCTGCGTACGGGAGATATTTACAGTCTCGGTATTGTCTGCCTCCGACGGATCTTGGTAGAAGATACATTCACGGATACGGAGAATCATATTGCTATGCGTGTCGTGGACATAAAGACTCTAGGCTCATCCGGCattga
- the LOC103873734 gene encoding nucleolin, giving the protein MLQYPTLMSQFPSSTKTIPASHLLPIQWPQPQNEEILLAMEEAEFEEKCNEIRKMSPSVPVVGKPVVDNHQEEDDNEADDDDDDADNAEESDGEEFEQETG; this is encoded by the exons atgtTACAGTATCCGACGTTGATGAGCCAGTTTCCGTCGTCGACGAAGACGATACCGGCATCGCATTTGTTACCTATACAGTGGCCCCAGCCCCAGAACGAAGAGATTCTTCTCGCCATGGAAGAAGCTGAGTTCGAAGAAAAG TGCAACGAAATAAGAAAGATGAGTCCTAGCGTACCCGTAGTAGGAAAACCAGTCGTCGACAACCATCAAGAAGAAGACGATAATGaagcagatgatgatgatgatgatgcagaCAATGCAGAGGAATCAGATGGTGAAGAATTCGAGCAAGAAACTGGTTAA